One window of Papaver somniferum cultivar HN1 chromosome 9, ASM357369v1, whole genome shotgun sequence genomic DNA carries:
- the LOC113312569 gene encoding transcription termination factor MTERF4, chloroplastic-like yields the protein MWIRCLQYTVSQQVKVSIYEYTSKTHVLSCLPLLSRVRTICSSSSCVTVANTSQINNPSSSSSSIVMSYLINSGGLSENEAISVSKKIHFETKPGSVISLLESYGFTKPYISKLITKRPSILESEPEISLKPKFDFFISKGLSGIDLAKFISSDPRILRECLTTQIIPVFDILKNIVHRDENVVTILRRHPWILPNKQDNKEDDLQQFKEILEEIKGMGFAITVFTALSKSSRESKMDVYRRFGWSEEEIYNAFRILPQCMVVSEKKILLIMDYFVNQMGYSSSFMAKYPAFLCYSLEKRIKPRCLVYKILTSKGFVKNQISISSLLVISEKSFSMKFIEEYAQEIPELLKVYQGQYNSKNLLISSSSKRLSEGVL from the exons ATGTGGATTCGCTGTCTTCAATACACGGTATCTCAGCAGGTAAAAGTGAGCATTTATGAATATACTTCAAAAACCCATGTCTTATCATGTCTTCCTCTTCTTTCTAGGGTTAGAACCATATGCTCCTCTTCCTCTTGTGTTACTGTTGCTAATACCTCTCAAATTaacaacccttcttcttcttcttcttctattgtaatgTCATACCTAATAAATTCAGGTGGATTATCAGAAAATGAAGCTATTTCCGTTTCCAAGAAAATCCATTTTGAAACAAAACCAGGCTCAGTTATTAGTCTACTTGAAAGCTATGGATTTACCAAGCCTTACATTTCAAAACTCATTACTAAGAGACCATCCATACTCGAATCTGAACCAGAGATATCCCTTAAACCCAAGTTTGATTTTTTCATATCTAAAGGGCTTTCTGGAATTGACCTTGCCAAGTTCATCTCCAGTGACCCGCGGATTCTTAGAGAGTGCTTAACAACCCAGATAATCCCAGTATTTGATATCCTCAAGAATATTGTTCATCGTGATGAGAATGTAGTTACCATCCTCAGACGCCACCCATGGATTCTTCCCAACAAGCAAGATAATAAAGAAGATGATTTGCAACA ATTTAAGGAGATTTTAGAAGAGATTAAGGGTATGGGGTTCGCTATCACCGTATTTACGGCGTTGAGCAAGTCGAGTAGGGAGTCCAAAATGGATGTTTACAGGAGATTTGGTTGGtctgaagaagaaatttataatgCATTTAGGATCCTTCCTCAGTGTATGGTTGTTTCTGAGAAAAAGATATTGTTGATAATGGATTACTTTGTGAATCAAATGGGTTACAGTTCGTCTTTTATGGCTAAATACCCAGCTTTTCTTTGTTATAGCTTGGAGAAGAGGATTAAGCCTAGGTGTTTGGTTTACAAAATTTTAACCTCCAAAGGATTTGTTAAAAATCAAATTTCCATAAGTTCACTTTTGGTAATCTCTGAGAAATCTTTCTCAATGAAGTTTATAGAGGAGTATGCTCAGGAAATTCCAGAACTGTTGAAAGTCTACCAAGGTCAGTATAATTCTAAAAATCTGCTTATCAGTAGTTCTTCTAAAAGATTGTCAGAGGGAGTTCTTTAG